CGGCGACGGAACTCGTGGTGATTGTTGAGGGGACGCTAACCCTTGGATTCATATCGTCATTTGATGACAAAGTGTACATCAAGACCTTGAACAAGTGGGATGTCATGGTTGTCCCGCAGGGACTCCTCCATTTCGCGATAAACTCCGGCAACACTACGGCGCTGGCGTTCGCGAGCTTCAGCAGCCAGAATCCAGGCCTGCAGACTACGGCGTTCGCCCTGTTCAAGAACGATTTTCCGACGGAGTTGGTGGCCAAGACGACGTTCCTCGACGCGGAGCAGATTAAGAAGCTCAAGGCGCTTCTTGGTGgcactaattaataaattaaactaattttcaGTTGCTAAATTATGCATCCGGATGGCTTTTGGTTCGATGTTACTCAGTTAatgtttttctaattaatacaatgttggatttataagttattcaaattatttgtgtcCTTCACTGATTGTATTTTGAAGATTAAATcgtaaaattcatataaaatagaaCGAATGATATTTCACAACGCGAAGCATTCATCGCATCCATATCATACCAagatacattataaatattagtcgTTATGGTACGTTATCTttgcgtgcatataataaataatctcatattttaaaatataaggtaaaatacactttgccctTTTGAACTATTCTTGACGTAATATTTATCCtttaaactaacaaatgtaacacttatcccctataattaattttttgaataatattgcccttatattattatatagttCAAATAGTTGtgcattttaagtttaattaaaattttcttaactgaaaaaaatatattttaattataataaagtaatatataaataatgaattaaatagtttgaattttattatatcttataGATTCAAAGTTAAGCAACGAATgagtataaaaaatacacaaaaaagaatCATGAAAAGATTCtattaatttggtaataaaattaagttattaactatttattcttttagataaaaatgagtaatttaaataatttttgaatatattttctttaaaaaatatgataaaatatttacatttattgattttttgaatatattttctttaaaaaatatgataaaatatttacatttatttactttttcttctaaaaatatttaacttttggttaaacatatatatatttatcaatttattttaaaaagcatatatgaataattggttgtattatatttaatgtgtatctacaatatatatatatatatattaatttaaacttcacttttaatttaaattattttcttattaagataattaatctaaaaattagtgatgatttaatgtgcaaaatactaaaacatattgagaataatataattattcaaagtaTGAGGGGCATTTTTATCCATCTAAGGGGATAAGTGtacatttgttaatttagGGGTGTACATATTACATCAAAAATAATTCAGGGGGCAAAGTGCATTTTacactaaaatttattataaaatatataaaccaacaaatcatatttaaaaaaaaaaaagaaaattaactttGGTGTAGTAGTATTAAAATGACGTAGTGTAacttttgtaaatatatatttaaaatgatcTGATTAGGAGTATGATtgacatatttaaaaaattattacgaCGGTGTCATTAATtccatttataaatataaagatcctttgtttgttttctatactaatataaataaaaatacctatcatgtaattaatttaacgaACCTTGCCTTTGTGAAAGTCTTGTTGGTGTTTGGACTACAgaactctttatttttatttttttcataaaaattttaattatatatttatatttgatgataCTTTTCGAAGCCCTAGGAAAAGGGGGTGGGCACTCGCTGAATAGCCAGCAGACCAAGCCCTACTAGGTCTAGAGCAGAGTATAAATGCCCATAAAGTTGTTTTTCTCTCCTAACTTGGCCAGCTCAAAAAGTAAGTGCAATACAATAAGTTGAGTCATCAATATCATACAGATGATTGACACGTTAAAATACGTCATAGTTAAAAATCTTGAGATAATTCCTACAGGCCCACTGTAATTGTACTTTTATATACCGAAAAAGATTGAACAACATCTCTACTTCAATTTCCATTGCTTGGAGCTTGCGTCGCAAACCATGTATAGTACACATAGGAGTAACACACATAGGGGGTCCTCCCAACTAAAGTATCTACACCCTCTAAATGTAAccaaataacaagaaaaagaaattccatcatttttcaaataatttagatttgctttatgtaatttaatataattataaatattatattattatttcaaatattaataattttttttaatatttaataaaattatataattattagggGGAGgttataaattatcaattctatgtttgttgtaatttctttttaaaataataaattataaagaatcaGACggaatggataatttttttttgaaaatttgttcATGAAACTCAGGTACTGCTTCAGTCAAAAATAGtattcaatcaataaatttcttttaataaaatgaaaaggtccaaaattctgaaaattcataatttagtcAAAATTGCTTAAGTTTGGCCAAAGACCCCTTTCACAATTTAGTtctatgattttaatatttgggcATTTCCAGtcatttttcacaaaatttgatCGAGAAATTGCATGTGACATGCACATGgccttattaaattataattttaattatgatcaattCGTGCaggttaaaaaaaatcactctCTCCTaagttacatgactaaaattataatttaatcagCATCATGTGCAAGTCATGTTCAAATTTACAACCAAATTGGTCAAagaagaactaaaattgtcaaatttgaaagttacatgactaaattacaatttaattggctcatgtgcaagtcacattcaaattttaagcCAAATTGactaaaaaagaactaaaattgccaaaatttaaaatcacagGATTAAATCGTgtcacaattttaaaattatatgggtaaaatattcaaatttttcagcCAAACTAATTGAAAAGGAACTAAAACTAGACATCGTGGCACACATTAGTTCCTGCGCGTATAatattaaaactcataatttattccaatatattaaaacttgcCACTACCTTACAACCCCacatacaaaaaattttcGGTAACTTTTTTTACTgcattaattatcaaaatatagtttactcaaattaaattaaaaattaaatttttgtacagtatatgttatatattgattaatgaTGATGCACTCCCCACGACGACGAATCTTCGAGCAACAAAGCATGAGTTGTGGTGACCATAGGGAGGATGCCCGGCATGTGTTCCTCAATCGATTGTCGTTTTTTGGTCAAAGAATTCTAAAATCCTAAATTCTAAAATTCCATTGTATTGTCAAAATGGCTTAAATCTGGTCAAAGAACCCTCTTCAcacacttttttattaattttcaaggCTACACTAGCAATTTTCTGAAGGGCAAccacataatttaatttcattatcttcCCTCCTACATTCCCttgatatatttctttatatatatatatatatatatatatacttactCAACCAtcacactcatacacacatCGACGTTCAAACGcaaaaattcttataaaagATGTTGAGTCTATCCACTAAATTGTCTCATGTggacttaattatatatatatatatatatatatcgaatTGATTTATGGCTTACATTGATATTGATATCATGAATCAAGTTccataattattgttaataaaGTGAATTCTGCCTCTTAATGGTATGTAGAATCAAGCTCCATGATCACAGTTGATAATATGAATTCTTCCATCAATTAGTGTTGATGACCTAAATCATGACATCCAAATCTTGTTATATCAATCAGCCCGGAAAACTGGCATTTTCCACATTCACCATGCATGCATAAACATCACTGCTCCATATAAATCCCTCAAAACCCCTTCAAGAAATCGCATCCCATCACCCAAAAATCTCTAACATTTGAAATTAGTTAAAGAAGAATCAGAGACCACAATGCAGCTTCCCTATCTCTTCATCTTCTCCCTCCTCCTCGCCGCCGCCGCCTCCGACGCTCTCGTCCAAGACTTCTGCGTGGCGGATCTCTCCCTCCCCGCTGGCCCCGCCGGCTACCCCTGCAAGAAATCCGCCTCAGTAACCGTAAACGACTTCTTCTACCACGGCCTCACCACCCCGGGAAGCACCAAGAACCGCGTCGGCGCCGGCTTTGCCGCGGCGTTCGACGCCCAGTTCCCTGGCGTGAACGGCCTGGGGATCTCCATTTCCCGTCTGGACCTGGAGGTGGGCGGACTCGTTCCCATCCACAGCCACCCGGCGGCGGCGGAACTGGTGTTGGTTGCCGAGGGGACGCTAACATTCGGGTTTATATCGTCGTATGATAACAAAGTGTACATCAAAACGTTGAACAAGTGGGATATCATGGTTGCCCCGCAGGGCCTCCTCCATTTCGCCATAAACGCCGGCAACACTACCGTGCTGGCGTTTGCGAGTTTCAGCAGCCAGAATCCAGGAATTCAGACTACCCCGTTAGCCCTGTTCAAGAACGATTTTCCGACGAATTTGGTGGCCAAGACGACGTTCCTCGACGTAGAGCAGGTTAAGAAGCTCAAGGCGCTGCTTGGTGGCACtggttaaataattaaactaatttttagTTGCTAATTTGTTTATCAGGACAGCATTTGGTTGGGTGTTTTTTCTAATACAGTGTTGGACTATAAGCTATCCAAAGTCTTTGTTTCCACACGATTGtcttttcaataaaagtacaaaatatatagggataattaattatgcttttcTACCCctaagatttgatataattatatataaatttttcataatttaaaaaattacatttagcatccctgaaatttgctttcgtctaacaaaagtctctttattagtcaaaattcattaaatttactgatattaataaaaaaactgaaaaatttctatatttaatcCCGACTAGTTCATTACCTctttataaggatagtttagtccGAAATTatatcatcataattttttatgaccaaattatatcatcatacatcttcacgcattaatgcatgtgaggaggtatattttcaccgttataaggatagtttagttcgaaacaaattaattatttaatctgcaataagtcagtaagtTCATCGAGGgcaattatcaattttcatttatttttgtattaatatcagtaaattaagtgaatttgtttaggcttaaaggcaattttcgtcccctaacttcaagccattttcgttttagtcccataaattaCTAGGGTTCCATTTTGATCCCGTAAAACCGAAAAactctcaattttggtacaaatttggtcggaaagttgagtcactcgccggaaaaagtcacatgccaggCATGTGACCTTTTAAATTGGcgcttgcattgtgattggtTGAAAAAGATGATGTGGTGAAGATATGACCTGAAGTTAGGGcactaaaatgagaatgacctaaagttaggggactaaaatgagaatgacctaaaattaggacaaaaattgcctttaagcctTTTACTTTCAACCAATCTCAAtgcaagccccaatttaaaaagtcatatgcctggcatgtgactttttccgacaagtgactcaactttccgaccaaatttgtaccaaaattcaGATTTTATCAGTTTTACGAGACCAAAAGGAACCCTAGTAACTTAGGAGACTAAAACAAGAATGGCCTAAAGTTAgaggacgaaaattgcctttaatccaTTTGTTTATAGAagaattatttgttagatgaaagtaaatttcagaaagtgtcaggtgtaattttctaaactacaTGAGATCTATGTattcagattttatcaatcctccacttattttctctcactatatcctttctagtaaagtaaatcaattcaAGATTACTCTAattaacgagatatattgaaagaaaaaaagaagattctcttctgtcctgttattgctattcatttcaataaatactctttcatatcaggtaaacaaaaatgagaatacacatctatgcaaacaCAATAAAATGTTACATAGGACATGAATAGACCGCAAAGAAACACAATACCTGTAATGATCATAAAATGTTGCGAAACTATGTTGACATCCTACATGAGAAAAATGGTTGTGTGGATAGAAATaagacttaaaaattgaaggagaatgacaaatgtaacaagacgtaGATGACATttgttggcgcagaagataaaagcaacacctcacttcttttatgttcaaaatgaaaataaaaatgttacaccgtgacacacacacacacacacacacacacacacctctCCCctacgcacacaccccacacacacaaacagcaccacacacatacacacacacacacaaaaaaaagacgcacaaacaaggaaataaaaaaatcggaacaaggagggggtatcattcaacaaaacttctcaagtttgtgatcgataaaattgaaaaagaaatgatgtagctgattagaacatataaaaatatattcctggaCATTATGATCTCAATAGAAACatgctacaccagatcatgattttcagagaggttgatccagaaattagataatattaatcacaaaatcattgtcctaatacaattatataaatgaaacACACTGGGAAATGCTGCAACTTTCTTTGCTTCAATAAAAGCAATGGGTACAAAAGAGTAGCAATATTAGGTTATTgcttttcatttcaataaatactctttcatattaggtaaacaaaaatgagaatacacatctatgtaaacacaaaaaaatattacaaaggacataaataggccacaaagacacacaatatcCGTAATGAACATAAAATGTTGCGAAACTATGATGACATCCTGCATGAGAAAAAGGGTTatgtagataaaaatgaagacttagaaattgaaggagaatggcaaattaacaagacgcagatggcattcgttggcgcagaagataaaaacaacaaatcacttcttctatgttcaaaatgaaagtaaaaaatattctacagTGACACACATACCCACCCACACCACACACTCactcactcacacacacacactctcacacTCGCGcatacacacccacacccacaccccacatacatgcacacacacacacacaccccacacgcacgcatgcacacacacatacacaccccacacctacacacgcacacacacatacacccaatcaccacacgcacacacacacacacacacacccaatcaccacacacacacacacacaaaaatgacgcacagacaagaaaatgaaaatggcGAAACAAAGAGGGGATATCATTCAGTAAAACCTCTCAaatttgtggtcgataaaattgaaaaagaaatgcagtagctgattagaacatataaaaatatattcctggaCATCATGATCTTAACTGAAATCTGCTACAagagatcatgattttcagagagatTGATcgagaaactagataatattaatcacaaaatcattgccctaatacaattaaataaataaaatacactagGAAAtactgcaaccttctttgctccaataatagtaATGGGTTCAAAAGAACAACAATATTAGGTTATtgctttttatttcaataaatactctttcatattagttaaacaaaaatgagaatacacatctatgtaaacacacaaaaatattacaaaggatataaatagaccacaaagacacacaatacccgtgatgagcataaaatgttgcgaaACTACGGTGACATCCTGCATGACAAAAATGGTtatgtagatagaaatgaagacttagaaattgaaggagaatgacaaatgtaacaagacgcagatggcattcgttggcgcagaagataaaagcaacacatcactttttctatgttcaaaatagaagtaaaaaatattctaacgTGACACACACgtacacacacagacacacacccacaccccatacacacccacacaccacacactcaCTCACACACTatctcacacacacacgcacacacacacacacacacattcacaaacacacacacacccctcacgcacgcacacacacacacccacccacataatcaccacacacacacacaaaaaaaaaagacgcacaaacaaggaaatggataagccggaacaaggagggggcattattcagcaaaacttttaaagtttgtgatcgataaaattgaaaaagaaatgcagtagctgattagaacatattaaaatatattcttggacatcatgatctcaacagaaacctgtTACACCAGattatgattttcagagaggttgatcaaaaaattagataatattaatcacaaagtCATtgcccacacacacataaactctcagacgcacacacacacatacacactctcacaaacacacacacacaccccacacgcacacacacgcaGACACCCAatcaccacacacacactcccacacgcacacacacacacacacacccaatcaccacacacacacaaaaaaaaaaagatgcacagacaaagaaatgtaaaagccgaaacaaggagggggtatcattcaacaaaacttctcaagtttatggtcgataaaattgaaaaagaaatgtagttgctgattagaacatataaaaatatatttctggacatcatgatctcaacagaaacctgctacaccagatcatgattttcagagaggttgatccagaaactagataatattaatcacaaaatcattgccctaatacaattacataaataaaacacactgggaaGTGCTGcccaaccttctttgctccaacaatagcactgggttcaaaagagcagcaatagttaagctcttcttgatgcccacaggcagaCTTCtcccaaagcatcgaataacaaccaacaagtaaaacaactttaaactcaataaaattccatagcattactataatatttcaactagCAGGACCGATCATatgtcggaatcacacatagcatactcagtaaatattaGAATTCTTACAAtcagaagaacaaagcaattaaaacgATACATTATATCAATCTGAAAAGcagcaaatgcaccaaactaatgcattgttcactaagctaaagtggtttcATAAAAACCTCATCAACCACcagattaaaaattgaatagggCACATTTAGCAGCAGTTTAGAGGAACCTTAAAAGCACAAGACATATCACCTACTGTAGAAGTTAGTCTTCTTTATGGTGATGTTTCCTGCTCTTCTTCTCAGACCACTTGTTGCCCCTACCCACTCGCGAATCATCTGAAGCACTGACGTCGAAATCAGAGTCTGAATATGCCTTTCTACTCCTCCTTTTATGCCGCAGATCACCAGAATCATCAGAAAAATCATCATCTGAATGATGGTGactcctcctcttcctcttctccaTCCTACACTTCCTCTTTCTTCGTCTGCACTTCAATCCCTGCAATTTATACCTGCAATATACTTGATTCAAAAAAGTGCcttcaattccttaaaaagaaaaacgaaaaagaaataaaaaagtaccTTCAAGGTAATTCAAATACCCATACTGCTCAAAAGCAACATGAGATCagaaagtaaacaaaaatccAACTACCCATACGGCTCAAAACCAAAATGAGATCagaaagtaaacaaaaatccaaaatgctaTGATTACATGGGATGGTTAACAGAAAGCAATTACACTAAACTTTAGAGgaggaaagtataattattccaaatatatataaacggaacaaataatatcttttgaaTAAAGTACCGTTTACATCGTTCGACCAATGCACTAATATCATAAAGAATACAAATGCCAAATATCACATATCCAGTAAAACTTTAACTTACAATCTCAAAATTTATTCATGAGATCTCAAACTTATTTAGATTGCAAGTCCAAACTTTGGATAACTTGGATGCATGCTAATTTAACTTTGAGAACGCCATCGTGTGGCCTAAAAAATAAGCCAGCATTTGTGgctttatacaaatataaaatgttaagtaattacattttatcatTCGAATTATATgcgtttttaaattttatcatttaatattttttgtcaacttaTCATATCAACTTTACAAatatttgcactttgtcatataagaccttttttttttatcgatcATCtcttggaaaaaatattagatgcattctatatgtgatattttaactaattattcaCTAATTTTAGGTATCCCAGAATTAATCTATGGATTAGTGTACTTTCTATTCGGGTTGATTCGATTAATTGACAATATCGATCTAAACAACCGTACGTCGTCTGATCATTTTTGAATTGATGTATTGCATTTGATCGTATGTTTAAAGTATCAAACCATTAccataaatacataattgacATATATCAAATACGTAAGAACCATTGTGTTTATTACATTTCACTAATTTAtgtatcaaaaaaattaaaagttggtCCTACTCGATCTTTATTTAGTCTAATTTAACGAGGTCTAACTTGTTATAACCAGACTTCAGGCCACACCAAGAGAATCAATAACTTCGACATCAATCTCAAatcaatatgtatatacaatatatatatatatatatatataaataaattttagttcgaACCTGACTCCATCTAACCTGAATCAATCATATGGcaagtacaatatatttgtagtatgattggtgtacaacttaaaaaaaatgattaatcacataacaaatgtGATACACTTGCTCTGTAACTAATTTGGTTCGACGAAACCTGattgagacaaaaaaaaaaaaaagttccatatatatatgtgtgtgtttgcaAGTCTCcactaattaattcaataataataaattagtaataaatgtATATGTAGCTCATATTGGTCCCCCAACATAATGGCATATGGCCATAGCTTAATATGAGCCACAGATTGTCTGTTATGCCGACACAGATGAAGAGGCCTCATATACTAATAAACCGCATATGGTTTttgttcaaagaaaaaaataaattttattttatgtgaatttattaattaattatggggactgtattttatgatattataatgaCATCTAAACCTtcaaatctatatatatatatatatatatataacaaataaaaaaagttattttatttacttagaT
This Sesamum indicum cultivar Zhongzhi No. 13 linkage group LG5, S_indicum_v1.0, whole genome shotgun sequence DNA region includes the following protein-coding sequences:
- the LOC105161917 gene encoding auxin-binding protein ABP19a-like, translated to MRLRYLFIFSLLVAASYALVQDFCVADLSLPAGPTGYSCKTPASVTENDFFYHGLATPGSTNNRAGAGVSWAFDSQFPGLNGLGISSLRLDLAVGGVAPLHSHPAATELVVIVEGTLTLGFISSFDDKVYIKTLNKWDVMVVPQGLLHFAINSGNTTALAFASFSSQNPGLQTTAFALFKNDFPTELVAKTTFLDAEQIKKLKALLGGTN
- the LOC105161918 gene encoding auxin-binding protein ABP20-like; amino-acid sequence: MQLPYLFIFSLLLAAAASDALVQDFCVADLSLPAGPAGYPCKKSASVTVNDFFYHGLTTPGSTKNRVGAGFAAAFDAQFPGVNGLGISISRLDLEVGGLVPIHSHPAAAELVLVAEGTLTFGFISSYDNKVYIKTLNKWDIMVAPQGLLHFAINAGNTTVLAFASFSSQNPGIQTTPLALFKNDFPTNLVAKTTFLDVEQVKKLKALLGGTG